One stretch of Rosistilla oblonga DNA includes these proteins:
- a CDS encoding O-antigen ligase family protein → MDDSPSTIERLAGKAFDWALYGVLFVAPLFMGGRGPLGKFVFVCFVSLMTLAWIVQSLCRKAFVLRLSGAEWIIAAGALLLVFQLIPWPESVLLTFSPKLRELLPIWFSSPDPNHFQIGTWNTISLAPNATRQALAVYLAYSLFFMLLVQRIRKLKDVEWLLRSLAYGTIGLAALGLAQFLASNGKFLWLYEHPFRTTDGVVTGPFQNKNHFAHMMALGIGPLLWLLSIAIRGDATPTHSFKSKRNSRRQFSGMKETQGVSIEVLAITFGIGLVTLAAMLTFSRGGFLVFATATLVAVGLYRWQGLGQGTMFKIAAGIGTMVVVALCIYGYEPLARRLSTLHESQSLEELSHGRRALWDAMLSATQNFWLTGTGIGSHPDVYPVYMAEFYNVDFTHGESGYLQLLMEGGVGAIALLGCVMGFLSCRLLTCLRRVESSAPQHTIQLAALIAPLCAGIAVSLMHSIGDFVWYISACMSWTLIVMAAAVRLSELSRSSRESGATGSDLTGAGRSFFGLFRRYGQVTIPGPGHIVVSVICMAMIGFSITTMLPSAHAATAWNRFRVVTRDTAAGDEERKGREVALLKKTLGLDPAHRQAGVLLAQASWRAESDPASKVMASAPTKNISVLPPETLQLAVTALTHNPLLGTAYVFAVPSDFLANSTVASDALFEQALRVRKHDALIHMLRGKRQISMGRLDDGFRHWQFAFNHDPGIQASLIEQLRPIFPVSFLLEKLQPETPGLWRMYYAYREASDLSATQILAKQLVHRLATKQTQQKDPAKRAELCYSLHALYRQLGEERQVVDALQKALECQPSNYSYRKALALAFYQQDHFEQAVEHLKWCQARRSDDSSVSHALETCLIRQLENNSEHARR, encoded by the coding sequence ATGGACGATTCCCCTTCCACCATCGAACGGCTCGCAGGCAAGGCGTTTGACTGGGCACTCTACGGCGTGCTCTTTGTCGCACCGTTGTTCATGGGGGGACGAGGACCGTTGGGGAAGTTTGTCTTTGTCTGCTTCGTCAGCTTGATGACGCTCGCCTGGATCGTTCAATCTCTATGTCGCAAAGCCTTTGTGCTACGGTTAAGCGGTGCCGAGTGGATCATCGCGGCAGGAGCGCTATTGTTGGTGTTCCAGCTGATTCCGTGGCCCGAGTCAGTGCTACTGACCTTCTCGCCAAAACTCCGTGAATTATTGCCGATTTGGTTCTCATCCCCCGATCCCAACCATTTCCAAATCGGCACCTGGAACACGATTTCGTTGGCACCGAATGCCACTCGCCAAGCGTTGGCGGTCTACCTGGCTTATTCGCTGTTTTTCATGTTGTTGGTCCAGCGGATTCGGAAGCTTAAAGATGTTGAATGGCTGCTCCGTAGCCTGGCCTACGGCACGATTGGCTTGGCTGCCCTTGGGCTCGCTCAATTTCTCGCTAGCAACGGTAAATTTCTATGGCTTTATGAGCACCCTTTCCGAACAACGGACGGGGTCGTGACTGGGCCGTTCCAAAACAAAAACCACTTCGCTCATATGATGGCCTTGGGGATTGGGCCGCTGCTTTGGTTGCTGTCCATCGCGATCCGCGGAGACGCAACGCCAACGCATTCTTTTAAATCAAAACGGAATAGTCGTCGCCAATTTTCTGGAATGAAGGAGACTCAGGGCGTCTCGATCGAAGTCCTCGCAATCACCTTCGGAATCGGTTTGGTCACATTGGCAGCGATGCTTACGTTTTCACGTGGCGGTTTTCTCGTATTTGCTACGGCAACTCTTGTCGCTGTGGGGCTGTATCGCTGGCAGGGCCTCGGGCAGGGTACGATGTTCAAAATCGCCGCAGGTATTGGCACGATGGTTGTCGTGGCGCTTTGCATTTATGGTTATGAACCGCTCGCCCGGCGGTTGTCGACGCTGCACGAGTCGCAATCTCTTGAGGAGCTGTCACATGGACGCCGTGCCCTGTGGGACGCAATGCTTTCCGCCACACAAAACTTCTGGCTGACGGGCACAGGCATCGGTTCCCATCCCGATGTCTATCCGGTTTACATGGCAGAATTCTACAATGTCGACTTTACGCACGGCGAAAGCGGCTACCTGCAATTGTTGATGGAAGGTGGGGTTGGTGCGATTGCTTTGCTCGGGTGTGTCATGGGGTTTCTTTCCTGCCGCCTGCTCACCTGTCTGCGGCGTGTAGAATCATCCGCCCCCCAGCACACGATTCAGTTGGCGGCGCTAATCGCTCCGCTATGCGCGGGAATTGCAGTGAGCCTTATGCATTCCATTGGCGATTTTGTCTGGTATATTTCCGCCTGCATGTCTTGGACTCTAATTGTTATGGCTGCGGCCGTCCGCTTGTCAGAGCTGAGTCGCTCAAGTCGCGAATCTGGTGCAACAGGATCGGATTTGACTGGCGCCGGACGTTCGTTTTTTGGGTTGTTCCGCAGGTATGGTCAAGTAACAATTCCAGGCCCAGGGCACATCGTCGTTAGTGTGATTTGCATGGCGATGATTGGCTTTTCGATTACAACAATGTTGCCTTCGGCGCACGCCGCCACAGCTTGGAATCGATTTCGAGTTGTCACCAGAGATACAGCAGCGGGAGACGAAGAACGAAAAGGTCGCGAGGTAGCGTTACTTAAGAAAACGCTTGGCCTTGACCCCGCGCACCGGCAAGCAGGGGTACTGCTCGCCCAAGCGTCTTGGCGTGCGGAAAGCGATCCAGCGTCGAAAGTTATGGCTTCTGCCCCGACGAAAAATATCAGTGTTTTGCCTCCAGAAACTCTTCAGTTGGCGGTCACTGCGTTGACCCACAATCCGCTGTTGGGGACAGCCTATGTATTTGCCGTGCCTTCAGATTTCCTGGCCAATTCGACTGTCGCTTCCGATGCCCTGTTTGAGCAAGCATTACGAGTTCGGAAGCATGATGCACTAATTCACATGCTTCGAGGCAAGAGACAGATTTCTATGGGACGGTTAGATGACGGATTTAGGCATTGGCAATTCGCATTTAATCATGACCCAGGAATTCAGGCTTCGTTAATCGAGCAATTGCGGCCGATTTTCCCAGTGAGTTTTCTACTCGAAAAGTTGCAACCGGAAACACCTGGGTTATGGAGAATGTATTACGCATATCGGGAAGCGTCTGACCTGTCGGCAACGCAAATACTGGCGAAGCAATTAGTACATCGTTTGGCTACCAAACAAACGCAACAGAAAGACCCAGCAAAGCGCGCCGAGCTTTGCTACTCCTTGCACGCCTTGTATCGCCAGCTTGGCGAAGAACGACAGGTTGTCGACGCATTGCAGAAAGCCCTTGAGTGTCAGCCCAGCAATTACTCGTATCGGAAAGCGTTGGCTTTGGCGTTTTACCAACAAGACCACTTTGAACAAGCAGTAGAGCATCTTAAGTGGTGTCAAGCACGCAGATCGGATGACAGCAGTGTATCGCACGCGTTAGAAACCTGTCTCATACGCCAACTTGAAAATAATTCCGAGCATGCGAGGCGATGA
- a CDS encoding sugar transferase → MIKRVVDVVICSITLVLIMPLLLVIALMVLVTDGMPVLFRQTRVGKDGVDFNLVKFRTMSHRPPSQFGDFDAGDVSRVTRIGKFLRHWKLDELPQLWNVLRGDMSLVGPRPEVRKWVNVYPAEWAEVLKVRPGITDPASIVYRHEESLLAASDEPERFYADTVLPSKLTIYKEYVSSGNNIAKDAAILLRTIAAVAAPRKESA, encoded by the coding sequence ATGATTAAACGAGTTGTTGATGTTGTAATCTGCTCGATCACGCTGGTGCTGATCATGCCATTGCTTCTGGTTATTGCGTTAATGGTACTTGTCACCGATGGAATGCCCGTGTTGTTTCGACAGACTCGCGTTGGTAAAGACGGAGTCGATTTTAACTTAGTCAAATTTCGCACCATGTCACACCGCCCACCATCGCAGTTTGGCGACTTCGATGCGGGGGATGTATCTCGCGTCACGCGGATTGGCAAATTCCTGCGTCACTGGAAGCTAGACGAATTGCCTCAGTTATGGAATGTGCTTCGGGGCGACATGTCGCTTGTTGGGCCACGACCAGAGGTGCGAAAATGGGTAAATGTCTATCCTGCTGAATGGGCTGAGGTACTTAAGGTTCGTCCTGGGATCACCGATCCAGCATCGATTGTCTATCGTCATGAAGAATCTTTATTGGCTGCGAGCGATGAGCCTGAACGGTTCTACGCAGATACTGTCCTGCCATCCAAACTCACAATTTACAAAGAATACGTTTCCAGCGGCAACAATATTGCTAAGGATGCCGCAATTTTGCTCCGCACGATAGCGGCCGTCGCCGCACCACGCAAGGAATCTGCTTGA
- a CDS encoding DegT/DnrJ/EryC1/StrS family aminotransferase, protein MKVPFFKLSCGDNEYAYVRDVLDSGWLTTAGKAQEFELRFAECVGAKYAVAVNSCTAALHLALDALDVKQGDRVFVPTMTFTATAEVVNYLGAHPVFLDCDYLTRNITPAILRDAITRCPDIKVLMLVHFGGHPAQLLDDENGDEGILAICKRHGIRIVHDAAHAFPAQIDGKSIGGFPDISCFSFYANKTITTGEGGMLATDDEAVYARAKLMRLHGIDRDVWDRFTSSKAGWEYDVVAPGYKYNMPDLAAAVGLAQLENASLFRAARQRCAEVYFARLGSIEAIDLPRSDVSHEDHAWHLFPITLNSSASIERDSLIQELTQAGIGTSVHYKPLHRMTYYRDRYQLRKEKFPSAERLWSGTLSLPLYPTMTNEQLQYVCDQLWRLAGSSCSSLKSAA, encoded by the coding sequence ATGAAAGTGCCATTTTTTAAGTTGTCCTGTGGCGACAATGAATACGCATATGTGCGTGATGTTCTTGATTCGGGATGGCTTACTACTGCGGGCAAGGCTCAAGAGTTCGAACTCCGATTTGCTGAGTGCGTCGGAGCAAAATACGCGGTCGCGGTAAATTCATGTACTGCGGCATTGCACCTAGCTTTAGACGCATTGGACGTAAAGCAGGGTGATCGCGTGTTTGTTCCTACGATGACGTTTACCGCGACAGCAGAAGTTGTCAACTATTTGGGAGCGCACCCAGTTTTCTTGGATTGTGATTACCTTACGCGAAATATTACCCCTGCGATCTTGCGTGATGCAATTACGCGATGTCCGGATATTAAAGTCCTGATGTTAGTTCACTTCGGCGGTCATCCCGCGCAGTTGTTAGATGACGAAAACGGCGACGAAGGTATTTTGGCGATTTGCAAACGTCATGGGATCCGAATTGTCCATGACGCTGCGCATGCCTTCCCCGCGCAGATCGATGGCAAATCGATTGGTGGCTTCCCTGACATTTCTTGCTTCAGCTTTTATGCCAATAAAACGATTACCACCGGAGAAGGTGGGATGTTGGCAACCGACGATGAAGCGGTCTACGCACGAGCGAAATTAATGCGATTGCATGGCATCGACCGTGACGTGTGGGATCGATTCACATCGAGCAAAGCCGGTTGGGAATACGATGTAGTCGCTCCAGGTTACAAGTACAACATGCCGGATCTAGCCGCTGCGGTTGGGCTGGCACAATTAGAGAACGCCAGCCTATTCCGGGCCGCTCGCCAACGATGCGCAGAGGTGTATTTCGCACGCCTCGGTAGCATTGAAGCCATAGATTTGCCACGTTCTGACGTGAGCCATGAAGACCACGCATGGCATCTATTCCCTATTACGCTCAATTCTTCGGCGTCTATCGAACGGGATTCACTTATACAAGAGCTTACCCAGGCGGGGATTGGCACGTCGGTGCATTATAAACCTCTGCACAGAATGACGTACTATCGTGACAGGTACCAGCTCAGGAAAGAAAAGTTCCCTTCGGCTGAACGTCTTTGGAGCGGAACATTGTCGCTTCCGTTGTATCCCACTATGACCAATGAACAATTGCAATACGTCTGCGATCAACTGTGGCGTTTGGCTGGTTCTTCCTGTTCATCGCTGAAATCTGCGGCGTGA
- a CDS encoding class I SAM-dependent methyltransferase — MDIEKLKSNAAAVATLGNRDWLLSNGVYDCDSGSDYYWGEVPQDEMEQVIVAAESEGWEQAVRSRILPKYPHLENMIFGSSRVDWIERLPGSGLNILDVGSGWGQNSFLMAKNPANFVVSLEKIRARAAFQAVRIRQEGVGNMRVFSGGLEEFDMPDNSFDLVSFIGVLEWIGLADPTRSPRDVQVDALKKVRRMLKPGGTVCVGIENRVGFNNFLGAKDHSGLRFTSLMPRAVASKWVGLRTPAYRSNQSAASYRTYTYSREGYAQLFKDAGFSDCHVWVSHPHYGNPKCLINARNSEVSAFFRQVYRPSSIKDVCFTSAFRVLGRLGLAAKMAPHYVMFARG, encoded by the coding sequence ATGGATATCGAAAAATTAAAGTCCAACGCTGCTGCCGTTGCGACGCTTGGAAATCGTGACTGGCTGCTTTCGAACGGCGTGTACGATTGTGACAGCGGCTCGGATTACTATTGGGGAGAAGTGCCACAGGACGAGATGGAACAAGTAATTGTTGCCGCGGAGTCTGAGGGGTGGGAGCAGGCTGTTCGATCGCGGATACTGCCGAAATATCCTCATCTTGAAAACATGATTTTCGGCAGCTCTCGAGTCGATTGGATTGAACGACTACCGGGGAGCGGATTAAATATCTTGGACGTAGGGAGTGGTTGGGGACAAAACAGCTTCCTGATGGCGAAAAACCCCGCTAACTTTGTCGTTTCATTGGAGAAGATTCGTGCACGAGCCGCATTCCAGGCTGTGCGGATTCGGCAAGAAGGCGTGGGAAACATGCGTGTGTTTTCTGGGGGCCTTGAAGAATTTGACATGCCAGACAATTCATTCGACTTGGTGTCGTTTATTGGTGTGTTAGAATGGATCGGCCTTGCGGATCCGACCAGATCTCCGCGTGATGTGCAAGTCGACGCTCTGAAAAAGGTGCGCCGCATGCTGAAGCCAGGTGGCACCGTTTGCGTCGGGATTGAAAATCGTGTTGGTTTTAATAACTTCCTGGGCGCCAAGGACCATTCAGGGCTGCGGTTCACGTCGTTGATGCCACGCGCAGTCGCCAGCAAGTGGGTCGGGCTTAGGACTCCCGCATACCGATCGAATCAGAGCGCTGCTTCGTATCGTACATATACCTATAGCCGTGAGGGCTATGCGCAGCTGTTTAAAGATGCTGGATTCAGCGACTGCCACGTATGGGTATCCCACCCGCACTATGGGAACCCGAAGTGCCTGATCAACGCACGCAATAGCGAGGTGTCAGCATTCTTCCGCCAGGTGTACCGCCCATCTTCAATTAAAGACGTCTGCTTTACAAGCGCATTTCGGGTTCTAGGGCGATTGGGACTTGCGGCTAAAATGGCACCTCACTATGTGATGTTCGCGAGGGGGTAG
- a CDS encoding phosphotransferase, which yields MNCTLEQFAASAGGPLGCQVTATQYSFNSEPHGAVNLFIADETGPRFVLKRARDSKLHAVLVDRNKELSECLAAERCNDVSGQLVTGRVVEYLHKSWICFPFVFGKNAMRRCRLDWSGRYLDSTFETCLRLCQALSVSAVTHDVALDFCKQANASFNESFDETSTNRYIATLKHTSLPVAPTHNDMSADNFLDDGVRLYLIDWEYWCMAPAIFNFFDLLMHFHSVVSAGYFRRRKIADYTSTFLRENCLETQFWKSFRLSFQQSEFGTLDRKQLSALFTSYLQTKACNQWRTYQSHYSYDRSWKQIFDVWQGVEQEQSPLWNILGSESPIATR from the coding sequence ATGAATTGTACTCTAGAACAGTTTGCAGCTTCAGCTGGCGGTCCGTTAGGTTGCCAAGTAACGGCAACTCAATACAGTTTTAACAGCGAACCGCATGGCGCCGTTAATCTGTTCATTGCTGATGAGACTGGGCCACGATTCGTGCTGAAGCGAGCTCGCGACAGCAAGCTCCATGCCGTGCTGGTTGACAGAAACAAAGAGCTTTCGGAATGCCTCGCGGCCGAACGGTGCAATGACGTTTCTGGCCAGCTCGTGACAGGGCGTGTTGTCGAATATTTGCACAAGTCTTGGATTTGCTTTCCGTTTGTTTTCGGAAAAAATGCCATGAGGCGTTGCCGCTTAGATTGGTCAGGGAGGTATCTGGACTCTACGTTCGAAACGTGTTTGAGGCTATGCCAAGCTCTAAGCGTGTCGGCAGTGACCCACGACGTAGCATTGGACTTTTGCAAGCAGGCTAACGCCAGCTTTAACGAGTCGTTTGATGAAACGAGTACAAATCGCTATATAGCAACACTTAAGCACACGTCGCTTCCTGTTGCTCCGACGCATAATGACATGTCTGCAGATAATTTCCTGGACGACGGCGTGCGTCTTTATTTGATAGATTGGGAATATTGGTGCATGGCGCCAGCCATATTTAATTTCTTTGATTTGCTCATGCATTTCCACTCTGTTGTTTCTGCCGGATATTTCCGCCGCCGCAAAATCGCAGACTATACATCAACTTTCCTGCGTGAGAATTGCCTCGAAACGCAGTTCTGGAAGAGCTTTCGGCTCAGCTTTCAGCAATCTGAATTCGGGACACTGGACCGCAAGCAATTGTCTGCGTTGTTCACCTCCTACTTGCAGACTAAAGCGTGCAACCAGTGGCGCACTTACCAATCACATTATTCGTATGATCGATCGTGGAAGCAGATTTTTGATGTGTGGCAGGGTGTTGAGCAAGAGCAGTCACCATTGTGGAACATACTAGGCTCCGAGTCACCTATCGCGACACGCTAG
- a CDS encoding lipopolysaccharide biosynthesis protein, translating into MSSNTFIKNVSSSGFASFAALGLGFASGAIAANLLGPSGRGDLASLFLIYSLVALIGVSGIDQAVALLVGESRQNSRRIQSAGLLAAGVLALLITPVSYIAIGWGLGGGKAHLVDDARIILLGLGAYFFCQVFNAIDQGAGFFGRRALYMVLPPAIYTAGCVYLAFQAVVTVRQFILWYLFGYSVALVLRIVTASASGFHGRSYSTSSIFEVFRRGARLHLPQLAWLLSSKVDMIVVIAVLSSFDVGLYAVAVAVAQIPKLVVDAYLAVCVTTISTQRNEELRQKCALDCFRMAQLLCASIGLLMVAGVPFLILVVFGAEFSPAILPAGALSFASLVMCLVASVDRSLRVLHCVRPGFIAYGTAALLMVCLGTPMAVRYGLMGVSVASALGSAISLVVITYLFAARIEVPWLNLLCVKPYRYARNNTLFSNAASVKL; encoded by the coding sequence ATGTCATCCAACACCTTTATTAAAAATGTTTCAAGCAGCGGATTCGCGAGCTTTGCCGCACTCGGGTTGGGGTTTGCGTCCGGCGCAATTGCGGCGAACTTACTTGGTCCGAGCGGACGCGGTGATCTTGCGTCGTTGTTTTTGATATACAGCCTTGTAGCGCTAATAGGCGTGTCAGGCATAGATCAAGCTGTGGCGCTTTTGGTTGGTGAATCCAGGCAGAACTCTCGTAGGATTCAATCGGCGGGCTTGTTGGCAGCGGGTGTCTTGGCGTTGCTGATTACGCCTGTGTCCTATATTGCTATCGGCTGGGGCCTAGGGGGCGGAAAAGCGCATCTTGTTGATGATGCCAGGATTATTCTTTTGGGGCTTGGTGCGTATTTCTTTTGTCAAGTTTTCAATGCTATTGACCAAGGGGCGGGATTTTTTGGTCGCCGCGCCCTGTATATGGTTCTCCCGCCGGCAATCTATACGGCAGGATGTGTCTATCTAGCGTTCCAAGCGGTCGTTACTGTGCGACAATTCATCTTGTGGTATTTGTTCGGGTACAGTGTGGCACTAGTATTGCGCATTGTAACGGCGAGTGCTTCAGGGTTTCATGGCAGGAGCTACAGCACTTCGTCAATCTTCGAAGTATTCAGAAGAGGGGCGAGACTACACCTGCCCCAGCTGGCTTGGCTGTTAAGTTCTAAAGTCGATATGATCGTTGTCATTGCTGTCTTATCAAGTTTTGATGTTGGTCTATATGCCGTAGCGGTTGCTGTGGCCCAAATCCCAAAGCTTGTCGTTGATGCATATCTTGCTGTTTGTGTCACAACAATTTCTACGCAACGCAATGAAGAATTGAGGCAGAAATGTGCACTGGATTGCTTCCGGATGGCACAGTTGCTGTGTGCATCTATTGGCCTGTTAATGGTCGCCGGTGTTCCGTTTCTCATTCTTGTCGTATTCGGTGCCGAGTTTTCCCCCGCAATATTGCCAGCCGGAGCACTTAGCTTTGCGTCGCTTGTCATGTGTTTGGTCGCATCTGTGGATCGAAGCTTACGGGTTTTGCATTGCGTTAGGCCAGGGTTTATTGCATACGGAACAGCAGCTTTGCTGATGGTTTGCCTTGGAACGCCCATGGCCGTGCGTTATGGATTGATGGGGGTTTCGGTAGCCAGTGCATTGGGCAGCGCTATTTCATTAGTGGTTATCACATATTTGTTTGCGGCCCGGATTGAAGTGCCTTGGCTAAATCTTCTTTGTGTAAAGCCATATCGCTATGCTCGAAACAACACATTGTTTAGTAACGCTGCTTCAGTAAAGTTATGA
- a CDS encoding O-antigen ligase family protein: MTSTTLGAIYCVLSAGLFVYAIQSATCALRSFAYAVILNTLPLVAFGYLGNNEETRVAGVPIAYIPFCASVLGIAFRTDWIDFRVGRLDVVGAALLAFMLLQAVFLQSRFFGFLPYYLMWILNFATLHMTTRVVSGLSREQVSRIVHHFVISLAICCLVGIVKYFTGIARDANFMPMMNRNGTAFVIAICTPLILFLREQRLITISRVVVLYAVYAICIVFTFSRMGIIGFVFSTGFYFIASFLADFVSGNSSRSASSNRYAIVVMCLFVSLLMLTPLAETTRGRFITTVHTISRVMEHAEVDSRLADSKRRRLLDQGMDVVRTHFWFGTGVGVECYQGALADLGCVELVKPHNFYLSYLGELGIVGFSILIVYLGLLYRQLSAGADSGIAMLSFRSMFLAAILMFTMNEHVTMPLLWFLWGIAVGFGRVRHAARAHVQRDAGSIFNGSGVCVLSVLPKQRGVL; this comes from the coding sequence ATGACATCAACGACTCTCGGTGCTATTTATTGCGTTCTTTCGGCCGGATTGTTTGTTTATGCAATCCAAAGTGCTACATGTGCACTGCGTTCGTTTGCTTACGCCGTCATTCTTAACACGCTTCCTCTTGTGGCGTTTGGATACCTGGGCAACAACGAAGAGACCCGGGTTGCGGGAGTCCCGATCGCATATATCCCATTTTGCGCAAGTGTCCTCGGTATTGCGTTCAGGACTGATTGGATTGATTTCCGAGTCGGGCGGCTTGATGTAGTCGGCGCAGCATTACTTGCGTTCATGTTGTTGCAAGCAGTGTTTCTCCAATCGCGTTTTTTTGGTTTTTTGCCCTATTATCTAATGTGGATATTAAATTTCGCGACACTTCACATGACAACTCGCGTAGTCTCTGGATTGTCACGTGAGCAGGTATCGCGAATTGTACACCACTTTGTGATTTCACTTGCAATTTGTTGCCTTGTTGGAATTGTGAAGTACTTCACGGGGATAGCTAGGGATGCAAACTTCATGCCAATGATGAACCGTAACGGAACGGCTTTTGTCATTGCAATTTGCACTCCGTTGATCTTGTTCCTGCGTGAGCAGCGATTGATTACAATTAGTCGAGTTGTAGTTTTGTATGCGGTCTACGCAATCTGCATCGTTTTCACATTTAGCCGAATGGGCATTATTGGATTCGTGTTTTCTACAGGATTTTATTTTATCGCATCTTTTTTGGCAGATTTCGTGTCTGGGAATTCTTCGAGATCTGCTTCGTCTAATCGATACGCAATTGTTGTCATGTGCCTCTTTGTTTCGCTGTTAATGCTGACGCCTCTTGCTGAAACTACTCGAGGGCGTTTCATTACTACGGTCCATACGATTTCACGCGTAATGGAGCACGCGGAGGTAGATTCTCGACTTGCCGACAGCAAGCGGCGGCGCTTACTCGATCAGGGGATGGATGTTGTCAGAACACACTTTTGGTTTGGTACAGGGGTCGGAGTTGAGTGCTATCAAGGGGCCCTTGCTGACCTTGGATGTGTTGAACTTGTTAAACCTCACAACTTCTACTTGTCCTATCTGGGGGAACTTGGGATCGTTGGGTTCAGCATTTTGATTGTCTATCTCGGTCTGTTGTATCGGCAACTATCGGCCGGCGCCGATTCCGGTATCGCAATGCTTAGCTTTCGTTCAATGTTTCTTGCAGCAATTTTGATGTTCACGATGAATGAGCATGTAACGATGCCCTTGCTTTGGTTTCTGTGGGGCATAGCGGTGGGTTTTGGGCGCGTCCGGCATGCTGCAAGGGCGCACGTGCAGCGGGATGCCGGCAGTATCTTCAATGGCAGCGGCGTTTGCGTGCTTTCTGTTCTTCCGAAGCAGCGGGGGGTTCTCTAA
- a CDS encoding glycosyltransferase, whose amino-acid sequence MQTSACLILVVRNQQSQVARAISSLAMQDYPKHLTELVVVDNRSVDGTLHVLQEVAERMRKQGDRITVLENDKTSLASGWNLAIRNTNADFVCRIDAHAELAINYLRLGIETISCEGMQHCVCVGGVLESRGRGVGLSDAIAAAMSCPFGVGNSAFRVGVRGSHPIETDTAVYGVYRRAPIATDDMPFDESLDRNQDIALHHLLRRRGWTFFTNPQMRAAYYVRDALKPFLRKGFVDGYWVIRSGRFYARHIVPLMFVIYLGIAIALATTLGLCVWVPLFVYALFAVAYSMLYGKSIPAKLVLPLLFYSLHVSYGTGSLVALPRYASNVLLRLCRMVFFWKN is encoded by the coding sequence ATGCAAACATCGGCCTGTTTGATTCTAGTTGTTAGAAACCAGCAGTCGCAAGTCGCTCGTGCAATATCGAGCCTTGCTATGCAAGACTATCCGAAGCATCTAACCGAGTTAGTCGTCGTCGACAATCGGTCTGTTGATGGGACGTTGCACGTTCTGCAGGAGGTCGCGGAGCGTATGCGGAAGCAAGGCGACAGAATTACCGTGCTAGAGAACGACAAGACGAGCTTGGCTTCCGGTTGGAATCTCGCAATTCGCAATACAAACGCGGATTTTGTTTGTCGAATCGATGCTCACGCAGAATTGGCGATTAACTATTTGCGTTTGGGTATTGAGACGATTTCTTGCGAAGGAATGCAACACTGTGTTTGTGTTGGCGGGGTGCTAGAGAGCCGGGGCCGTGGCGTGGGGCTCTCGGATGCAATCGCTGCGGCAATGTCCTGTCCGTTCGGTGTGGGCAACTCTGCATTTCGTGTTGGAGTGCGCGGAAGTCACCCAATTGAAACTGACACGGCTGTCTACGGAGTGTATCGTCGTGCACCAATTGCTACTGATGATATGCCGTTTGATGAATCTTTGGATCGCAATCAGGACATCGCATTGCATCACCTGCTTCGCAGAAGGGGGTGGACTTTTTTTACGAATCCTCAAATGCGAGCTGCTTATTATGTTAGAGACGCATTGAAGCCGTTTCTTAGAAAAGGTTTTGTCGATGGGTATTGGGTGATTCGATCGGGCCGGTTCTACGCCCGGCATATTGTGCCGTTGATGTTTGTTATTTACTTGGGTATCGCAATTGCACTAGCGACAACATTAGGGCTGTGTGTTTGGGTGCCGTTGTTCGTATATGCCTTGTTTGCGGTTGCGTATTCCATGCTGTATGGTAAGTCAATACCTGCCAAACTAGTGCTCCCTCTTCTGTTTTACTCGCTGCACGTTAGTTATGGAACGGGTTCGCTAGTCGCGTTACCTCGGTACGCATCCAATGTTTTGCTGCGATTATGTCGCATGGTGTTTTTTTGGAAAAACTAG